From Pan troglodytes isolate AG18354 chromosome 9, NHGRI_mPanTro3-v2.0_pri, whole genome shotgun sequence, the proteins below share one genomic window:
- the OR52L1 gene encoding olfactory receptor 52L1, translated as MTLVSFFSFLSKPLIMLLSNSSWRLPQPSFFLVGIPGLEESQHWIALPLGILYLLALVGNVTILFIIWMDPSLHQPMYLFLSMLAAIDLVLASSTAPKALAVLLVHAHEIGYIVCLIQMFFTHAFSSMESGVPVAMALDRYVAICHPLHHSTILHPGVIGRIGMVVLVRGLLLLIPFPILLGKLIFCQATIIGHAYCEHMAVVKLACSETTVNRAYGLTVALLVVGLDVLAIGVSYAHILQAVLKVPGSEARLKAFSTCGSHVCVILVFYVPGIFSFLTHRFSHHVPHHVHVLLATLYLLMPPALNPLVYGVKTQQIRQRVLRVFTQKD; from the coding sequence ATgactttggtttcttttttctctttcctctccaagCCATTGATAATGCTCCTTAGCAATTCCAGCTGGAGGCTACCCCAGCCTTCTTTTTTCCTGGTAGGGATTCCAGGTTTAGAGGAAAGCCAGCACTGGATCGCACTGCCCCTGGGCATCCTTTACCTCCTTGCTCTAGTGGGCAATGTTACCATTCTCTTCATCATCTGGATGGACCCATCCTTGCACCAACCTATGTACCTCTTCCTGTCCATGCTAGCTGCCATCGACCTGGTTCTGGCCTCCTCCACTGCACCCAAAGCCCTTGCAGTGCTCCTGGTTCATGCCCACGAGATTGGGTACATCGTCTGCCTGATCCAGATGTTCTTCACCCATGCATTCTCCTCCATGGAGTCAGGGGTACCTGTGGCCATGGCTCTGGATCGCTATGTAGCCATTTGTCACCCCTTGCACCATTCCACGATCCTGCATCCAGGGGTCATAGGGCGCATCGGAATGGTGGTGCTGGTGAGGGGATTACTACTCCTCATCCCCTTCCCCATTTTGTTGGGAAAACTTATCTTCTGCCAAGCCACCATCATAGGCCATGCCTATTGTGAACATATGGCTGTTGTGAAACTTGCCTGCTCAGAAACCACAGTCAATCGAGCTTATGGGCTGACTGTGGCCTTGCTTGTGGTTGGGCTGGATGTCCTGGCCATTGGTGTTTCCTATGCCCACATCCTCCAGGCAGTGCTGAAGGTACCAGGGAGTGAGGCCCGACTTAAGGCCTTTAGCACATGTGGCTCTCATGTTTGTGTCATCCTGGTCTTCTATGTCCCTGGAATTTTCTCCTTCCTCACTCACCGCTTTAGTCATCATGTACCCCATCACGTCCACGTTCTTCTGGCCACACTGTATCTCCTCATGCCACCTGCGCTCAATCCTCTTGTCTATGGAGTGAAGACTCAGCAGATCCGCCAGCGAGTGCTCAGAGTGTTTACACAAAAGGATTGA